The following coding sequences lie in one Enterococcus sp. 9E7_DIV0242 genomic window:
- a CDS encoding GNAT family N-acetyltransferase, with protein sequence MLIPYRKEQQKIAVGLLSFHDKMEKYHSLLNEIDMYEQEERLTLFFWVPAQGENIQGLLGVEYITETQLILHDISLNPSYRGEGLGFQLLDELRDSYSEVEIIGTSATKEYLDKWLQL encoded by the coding sequence GATTGCAGTTGGCTTACTTAGCTTTCATGATAAAATGGAAAAGTACCATTCACTGCTCAATGAGATCGATATGTATGAGCAGGAGGAGCGATTAACTTTGTTTTTCTGGGTTCCCGCTCAGGGAGAAAACATTCAAGGCCTGCTAGGTGTTGAGTACATAACAGAGACACAGCTTATTTTGCATGATATCAGTCTTAATCCATCCTATAGAGGCGAGGGGCTAGGGTTTCAATTGCTGGATGAATTAAGAGATAGCTATAGCGAGGTTGAGATCATCGGCACTTCGGCGACGAAGGAGTATTTGGATAAATGGTTACAATTGTAA
- a CDS encoding segregation/condensation protein A, which translates to MQEINIKLDVFEGPLDLLLHLIKKLEIDVYDIPIAAVTEQYMGYIRAMQSLELEVAGEYLVMAATLMAIKSKMLLPKQELELVDDEEVEGEDPREALVTQLLEYRKFKYAAGLLHEKEAERSLYYTKEPMDVDEYREEQPLLEPNKLNTIDLFLAFHSMLEKRKSRQPVETTVAGEDISIEMKLAELTDTIRQLEKDEPIKLEAFFITYSKQEIVTTFMALLELMKKHLVRVEQECNYGSILLYNDQDEETTNDLEETQ; encoded by the coding sequence TTGCAGGAGATCAATATAAAATTAGATGTATTTGAAGGTCCACTGGATCTGCTTCTTCATTTGATAAAAAAATTGGAGATAGATGTCTATGATATCCCTATTGCTGCTGTGACAGAGCAATATATGGGCTATATTCGAGCAATGCAATCGTTAGAGCTTGAGGTTGCAGGTGAATATTTAGTTATGGCGGCAACCTTGATGGCGATCAAGAGTAAAATGCTGTTACCAAAGCAAGAGTTGGAACTTGTTGATGATGAAGAGGTCGAGGGAGAAGATCCTCGAGAAGCTTTGGTTACACAGCTGTTGGAATACCGAAAATTCAAATATGCTGCGGGTCTTTTACATGAAAAAGAAGCGGAGCGCAGCTTGTATTATACAAAAGAACCGATGGATGTCGATGAGTATAGGGAAGAGCAACCACTACTTGAGCCAAATAAACTCAATACAATCGATCTATTTTTGGCGTTTCACTCTATGCTGGAAAAAAGGAAAAGCCGTCAGCCCGTAGAAACAACTGTAGCCGGTGAGGATATTTCGATAGAGATGAAGCTTGCGGAGCTCACAGATACAATCAGACAGTTAGAAAAGGACGAGCCGATTAAGCTAGAGGCCTTTTTCATCACGTACTCAAAGCAAGAAATCGTAACAACATTCATGGCTTTGCTTGAGTTAATGAAAAAACATCTGGTGCGTGTAGAACAGGAATGTAATTATGGATCGATCCTGCTTTATAACGATCAGGATGAGGAAACAACAAATGATTTGGAGGAAACACAGTGA